CtatttatagacttatagtctTATTCCATCATATGCATATACTTGCGAAAAATCATAATAACGTTGTTTTAAAGTTATTCATCATAGTAAATACTAGAATAATACATATTGGTGAAAAAGCCTTAATCGGCTTTATCCTAACGAAGCCAAACTTGAGTTTGTTTAAAGGTTTCTTGTACAGCAAGATATAGGAACCCACGCGTTAAAATGACAGCAGATTAATTAAAACATGTACATATGCGTGTATCTTTAGACATAATCTTATGTCTTTTCGATTCGAAAGCAGAGTCAATCTCTGGAAAACGAAGACAGTACAAGCAGAGGCTGATCGATGTTGACCATTTGTTGTAGAGCCAATATCAGTTTGTCATTACTATCGTCTTCATTCTTTGATTCCAATTTGACCAGCTTTAAGTTCCTTAGTACTCTTGCATGCTCGCTCCCACAGTCAGCATCCACATAGACTTCTTTTGAACTATAAGTATTCAAATCGACCTCCGAAATACATAATCGAAGGTATTAGCACGATGCGTAAACTAACATGTACAAACTAAAGTTACAAATGTTTAAGTGCTTGATACTTACAGTTATAAAGAGGCGTTCAATTGAAGGGcaaattttgagaaaagagatcaggattttaatgttttcttggttcatCGAGTTATCAATCCACCGCAGTTCTTGTAATTTGTAGAATTGGAATGATCTCCAAGATGATGATATGGACGGTTTCATTAGTTCCTATAAACAAAAGTAGTAATACATCAACTTCTCAAAACATGGTCCAAAATTTAAATAGTCTACGCCGCACACTAGATGATAGAATCATATGAAtcgtaaaataaaataaaaagatatatagagTATCTTTGTTACCTCGAACATCCATCTACAAAATGTAAGAGATTGAGAGTTCTTGATGATCAGCAAGAGAGGACCGGTGTCTAAAGCATTGTTGTTAAGGCTTGGGCCTTGTCTTACGTCGAAAATCGCATTGGTCAAGTTGAAATGTTCATGGATCTTGATCAACGGTAGAAATCCTTGGTAATGAAGGGTTTTGAGCTTAACTGCTCTGATTTCGAGATATCTCAGCTTGGGACAACCCGAGATCGATAAGTGAAGAAGCTTAGTTGGTGAATCAATAGTGAGAGAAGTTAACCGCTTGCAACCACCAATCTTGAGATTCTCAagtaaagaaaaatccaaaaccatGGAGGAAACGACCTCGTGGGTTAGCGAGTTCACCGAGTCTAAACAAAGCGTCTTCACCACGAAACCACTTGAGTTGACAGTTTTTGGAATCTGATCGTTGGTCTCGAGACGCCAgcaaaagctttcttctttcttagaaccatcggagaagaagaagttcagATGCATGACGTTATGAGGTGCGAGAATAGTGGACACGAAGGTTGACTTGTCGACGTGTAGCTCTAGCTTCCGTGTGTTTTTAGACGGGTTGTGTTCGTCGAAGTTGTTGATGAAGCTAGAGACGGCGTGAAATATGTCTTTGATGGAGCCGTTATGGCTGTGAGCGACGAGTAAGGCTTGATTCCAAACGGATCTATACCGTGTGGAGACGAAAGGGATAAGTCTTGCGGATTCAAAAGGGACGAATCCGATGATATAGAGGAGGAGCTCTAGTGGCAGGGTCGAGAGGATGTCTTGCTTGTGTTCGTTCATGGTGAGGTGCTCTGAATTTGCCGAGAGGTTTTAAGAAATATGATTAGTACGATTATGGTACGTACGGATGTTGGGTTTTTATAAAACTGGATCCTCGGCGCTGATCATGctatttttgttgttagaaacacttctttatataaatttttgtttattatataaaagcTAAAACGTAAGTACATCCTATGATAACATTTTGTCTTCATACTGTATTTCAACATAGTCCCTGTTTCTGGAGCACTCCTAACGTTTATCCAAAAATATTCGAAGCTGTACGTTTACAAAATAACTTTGTCATCAGTGTCATGATAGAGTCAGACCAGATATtgtgatttttaattgttcCATGTATTGTTTTTTATTCGTGTGGGTTGTTCAAATCTAAATATTCGACTGGATTCATACAtgtcataatatttaaaacataattgcTCAAATGCATGTATCGGAAAATCCAATTGTTTTAGATGTTGACATATGCACAGCCGACCATGGATTGACGCAAGTGAAACTTGGGTTTTGAGGTTCGAATCTATAAGATATTTTCGAAGGGGTGGTACTATATTACTAACAAAACTACATCAGTCCATAAGTCCAATCAGCCATCTGGTGGGTTCAGGACTTCTCTCACAATTtgttccttttctttgtttagAGGTTTCAAATTCTCAAGACGACCAGATCATCCATATCCATCCATTTGGTGGTGttactgttcttttttttttgtttttgtaatcaaTCATCATCGCAACAATGGCGATAAAAACAGCAGGGGTAATAGTGGCGATTAAAACCAGTATGATTAATGCAAGTTATGCTCCTGCTTTAATGCTTTTGTAGAAGATATGACGTA
The sequence above is drawn from the Camelina sativa cultivar DH55 chromosome 4, Cs, whole genome shotgun sequence genome and encodes:
- the LOC104782401 gene encoding F-box protein At2g39490-like yields the protein MNEHKQDILSTLPLELLLYIIGFVPFESARLIPFVSTRYRSVWNQALLVAHSHNGSIKDIFHAVSSFINNFDEHNPSKNTRKLELHVDKSTFVSTILAPHNVMHLNFFFSDGSKKEESFCWRLETNDQIPKTVNSSGFVVKTLCLDSVNSLTHEVVSSMVLDFSLLENLKIGGCKRLTSLTIDSPTKLLHLSISGCPKLRYLEIRAVKLKTLHYQGFLPLIKIHEHFNLTNAIFDVRQGPSLNNNALDTGPLLLIIKNSQSLTFCRWMFEELMKPSISSSWRSFQFYKLQELRWIDNSMNQENIKILISFLKICPSIERLFITVDLNTYSSKEVYVDADCGSEHARVLRNLKLVKLESKNEDDSNDKLILALQQMVNIDQPLLVLSSFSRD